CCAGTTGCAGGTGGATGGAGCGGAAGCGCGGGCCGACGATGTTCCAGTGCGCCTGCTTCCCGATCAGCGACAGGCCGAGGAGGTCCACCAGGGTGCTCTGCAGCGCCTCCCCGGTGACCTGGCGTGCCGACTCGGGAATCGTGCTCTTCACGACAGTCATGCGGTGGTTCTCCCTCGTGGGGTCGTCTCTGGCGGTACCGGGCGGGTGCCCGCCGGACACCGTCGCAAACCGGCCCCGCCCCGGCCGGACCGCACGCGAGGCGGTGCGGGTCAGCGGGGCAGGACCCGCTGGAGGAAGGCCGTCACGTCCGCGAACACCTGGGCCCGGTCGGTCTCCAGGAACACCTCGTGCCGGGCGCCCGGATAGATCCGCTCGGTCAGGTCGCCGCCGCCGTCCCGGCCGCCGGTGAGCCGCTCCACGCCGACCCGGCTCCCGGCGAGCGGCACCAGCCGGTCGTCGTCGCCGTGCAGCCACAGCACCGGGAGCCGCCCCACGTCCCCGCCCTCGGCCACCGTCCGCAGGGTCCGCGCGAACGCCTCCAGCGTGGGCCGCTTCATCGGGCCGTGCCACACCAGCGGGTCCGCCCGGTACGCGGCGCCGACCGCCGGGTCCCGGGAGAGCGCCGCCGGGCTGATCGGCGTGTCGGGGATCTCGTCCAGGGCGAGCAGCCGGCCCGGCAGTTCCCAGGCGCCGATGACCGGCCCCGACAGCACGAGCGCGGTCAGCTCGGCGCCGTACCGCTGGGCGTAGCGGGCCGCGATCAGACCGCCCATGGAGTGGCCGAGCAGGACCAGCGGCAGCCCCGGGTGCGCGGCGCGGGCGAGGTCCGCCACGGCGTGCACGTCGGCGACCACGTCCTCGAAGTCCTCGATCACCGCCCGCTCGCCCGCCGACCCGCCGTGACCCCGGTGATCGGGGGCGTACACCGCCGCGCCGAGCCCGGCGAGCACACCGGCCACCTCCTCGTACCGCCCGGCGTGCTCGCCGTAGCCGTGGACCAGCAGGGCGAGGAAGCGCGGGCGCGGGTGCGGCCACACGCGGACGCGGACGGCGCCCCGGGACCCGGTGAGGACGTGCTCGCGGGTGTCGCTCATGTCTCCTCCAGCGGCGTCGGCGGACCCTGCGGGGATCTTCCCAGCGGGTCGGCCCGAGGTCTATAGTCCGAAACTAGCAGTGCTAATTAATGGTTGATGGCCGTACGCGGCCGAGCCGGCCGAGCGCCCCTGCGGGCCCGCGCGGCCGCCGCCGGTCCGTACGCCACCGTGCGAGCCTCCTGGGAGACCTGCCGTGCGCCCCGTCCACTTCGCGGCTGCCCGCCGCACCCCGATCGGCAAGGTGCGCGGCAGCCTGTCCACCGTGCGCCCCGACGACCTGGCCGCCGCGGTGCTGCGCGCCCTGCTCGCCGACGCGCCCGCGCTCGACCCGGCCCGCGTGGACGACATCTACTGGGGCGCCGCCAACCAGGCGGGCGAGGACAACCGCAACGTCGCCCGGATGGCCGCCCTGCTCGCCGGACTCCCCGAGTCCGTGCCCGGCGCCACCGTCAACCGGCTGTGCGCCTCCGGCCTGGAGGCGGTCACCACCGCCGCGCGCGCCGTGGCCGCCGGAGAGGCCGACATCGTGCTCGCGGGCGGCTCCGAGTCGATGAGCCGCGCCCCCTTCGTGCTGCCCCGCCCGGACGAGGCGCTGCCGCACCGCATGGAGACGTACGACACCCGGCTCGGCTGGCGCCTGGTCAACCCGGCGATGAAGGACCTGCACGGGCTGCTGTCCATGGGGGAGACCGCCGAGGAGGTCGCCGCCCGGTACGGCATCACCCGCGAGCGGCAGGACGACTTCGCGCTGCGCAGCCACCGGCGCGCCGCCCGCGCCCGCGCCGAGGGCCACTTCGACCGGGAACTCCTGCCCGTCGAGCGCCCCGACGGCGTCCTGGTCGACACCGACGAGTGCGTCCGCGAGGACACCTCGTACGAGAAGCTGGCCCGGCTGCGGCCCGTCTTCCGCACGGACGGCACGGTCACCGCGGGCAACGCCTCCCCGATGAACGACGGCGCCGCCGGACTGCTCCTGGTGAGCGAGGAGGCCCTGGACGACCTCGGTCTGACGTCCCTGGGCCGCTATGTCGCCGGGGCCTCGGCGGGCGTGCACCCGGACGTGATGGGCATCGGCCCCGTCCCCGCCACCCGCAAGGTGCTGGCCCGCGCCGGATGGGAGATCGGCGGCATCGAGGAGGCCGAGTTCAACGAGGCGTTCGCGGCTCAGGCCCTCGCCTGCGTCGACCAGCTCGGCATCGACGAGGACCTGGTCAACCCGAGCGGCGGCGCCATCGCGCTGGGCCACCCGCTCGGCTGCTCCGGCGCCCGCATCCTCACCACCCTGCTGCACCGCATGAACCGCACCGGCGCGACCCGCGGCCTCGCCACGATGTGCGTGGGCGTCGGCCAGGGCAGCGCCGTCCTGGTCGAACGCCCCTGACCGCCCCGCACCGCCCCCCGGCCGCGCGTCCCCCCACGTCACCGGTCCCGCCCGAGCCCCGTCACAGCACCACCGCCGCACCACAGCACCACCAAGGGAGCACCCCCATGGCCACCCTCTCCGTCGCCGCGATCCTCGCCGAGAACGCCCGCCGCCGCCCTCACCGGACCGCCCTCGTCGAAGGCGACCTGCGGCTCAGCTTCGCCCAGGTGTGGCAGCGGGCCCGCGCGCAGGCCGGGGCGCTCACCGGGCTCGGGATCCGGCCGGGGGACCGCGTCGCCCTGATGGCGCCCAACACCGCCGAGTTCCCGCAGGCGTACTACGCCATCGCCGCCGCCGGGGCGGTCGTCGTCCCCGTGCACCTGCTGCTGTCCGCCGCCGAGGTCGAGCACGTCCTGCGGGACAGCGGCGCCACACTGCTGCTGTGCCACCCGGCGCAGGCGGACACGGGCACCGCCGCCGCCCGCGCCACCGGGGTGCGTGTCGTCACCCTGGGCGCCGAACTGGAGGCGCTGGCGGCCGGTGCCGAACCGCTGCCCTCCTACGTCACCCGGGCCGCCGACGACCCGGCCGTCGTCTTCTACACCAGCGGCACCACCGGCGTCCCCAAGGGCGCCGTGCTCAGCCACTTCAATCTGGTGATGAACGCGACCGTCAACGCCTTCGACGCCAACGACATCCGCCCCGACGACATCGCCCTCGGCGCGCTCCCGCTGTTCCACGCCTTCGGCCAGACGGTGTCCATGAACTCCACCTGGCGGGCCGGGGCGACCCTCGTCCTGCTGCCGCGCTTCGACGCGTCCCGGGCGATCGAGCTGATGGTGAAGGAGGGCGTCAACACCTTCCACGGCGTGCCGACCATGTTCGTCTCCCTGGCCGCCGCGGCGGCCGGCGCCGACGTCCTGCCGGACCTGCGCCTGTGCGTCTCCGGCGGGGCCTCCCTGCCGGTCGCCGTGCTGGAGCGGTTCGAGGCGGCGTTCGGCGCGAGGATCCACGAGGGCTACGGGCTGTCGGAGACCTCCCCGGCGGCGGCCGTCAACCAGCCGGTGTTCGGCACGCGGCCCGGCTCCATCGGCCACCCGCTGTGGGGCGTGGACGTCGAGATCGCCCGCGCCGAGGCCGAGGACCGCGTCGAACTGCTGCCGCCGGGCGAGGTCGGCGAGGTCGTGGTGCGCGGCCACAACGTCTTCTCCGGCTACCTCGGCCGCCCCGAGGCCACCGCCGAGGCGCTGGTCGACGGCTGGTTCCGTACCGGCGACCTCGGCACCAAGGACGACGAGGGCTTCCTGCGCATCGTCGACCGCAAGAAGGACGTCATCATCCGCGGCGGCTACAACGTCTACCCGCGCGAGGTCGAGGAGGTGCTGCTGCGCCACCCCGGTGTCGCCCAGGCGGCCGTCATCGGCCTGCCCGACGAACTGCACGGCGAGGAGGTGTGCGCGGTCGTCGTCCCGGCCCCCGGCGCCGGGCCGGACGCCGCCGCCGTCACCGCCTGGGCCAAGGAGCACCTGGGCCGCCACAAGTACCCGCGCCGCGTGGAGTTCACCGACGCGCTGCCGCTCGGCCCCAGCATGAAGGTGCTCAAGCGCGAGCTGCGGGCGCGGTACGCCTGACGGGACTCCCGCCGGAACACACGTCGGACCACACGTCGGACCACACGCCGGAACACCCGGCGGAGCATCTGACGCACACCCCGCCGGAGCCCGCACCGCGCGTGCGGACATAGCATCGGTGTCCGCATGGACACGATGAATCTGTGGCACCTCACCGGCTGGGGCTTCGCGGCGCTCGCCTTCGCGGCCCTGCTCGTCGGCTTCTCCAAGACCGCCGTCAGCGGGGCCAACACGGTCAGCCTCGCGATCTTCGCGGCCCTGCTGCCCGCCCGCGCCTCGACCGGGGTGCTGCTGCCGCTGCTGATCGCGGGGGACGTCCTCGCCGTGCTCACCTACCGGCGGCACGCCCACTGGCCCACGCTGTGGCGGCTGTTCCCGGCCGTCGCCGCCGGGGTGGTCGTCGGCACCCTGTTCCTGCTGTGGGCCGACGACGGGGTCGTACGCGTCTCGATCGGCGCCATCCTGCTGCTGATGGCGGCCGTCACGGTCCTGCGGCGCCGGGCGGCCGACCGCCCCGGCGAACCCGAGGCGGTCACCACCCGCTCCGGCCGCCTCAAGGCCCGTTCCTACGGCGTCCTCGGCGGCTTCACCACCATGGTCGCCAACGCGGGCGGCCCGGTGATGTCGCTCTATCTGCTCTCCGCGGGCTTCCGCAAGCTCGGGTTCCTCGGGACGTCGGCCTTCTTCTTCCTGATCGTCAACGTCGCCAAGGTGCCGTTCAGCGCGGGCCTCGGCCTGATCGACGGCCGCTCGCTGCTGCTCGACGCGTCCCTCGCGGTGTTCGTGGTGCCCGGGGCGCTGCTCGGCCGGTGGGCCGTCGACCGGATCGACCAGCGGCTCTTCGAACGGCTGGTGATCGCGGCGACGGTCGTCGGGGGCGTGCAGCTGCTGCTCACCTGAGGCCCGGCCCGGGGTGCGCCCTACGCCCTACGAGGCCGTGGACGCCGGGGCCGAGGCGGACGCGGTGGCGCGGGCCAGGGCCGCCCGCAGCCGGTCGTAGCGCTGCACGTTCGTCCAGTCGTCGGCACGCCGCGGGCGCCCCGCGCAGAGGCCCCACAGAGCGGCCATGATCACGGTCGCCAGCGGGATGAGCAGCCAGGTCAGTGGGTCCAAGGTCGTCCTCTCCCTTCCCAGTGGATCAGCGGGTCAGGGCGACCATGACATACATGATCAGTTCTACATACTGGTACGAAGAGCGACGTTCCGCTTTTCACCCGGAAGGATCCAGTACGGCGGGCGGCCCACGGTCCACCCGGAGGCCGCCAGGGCAATGATCCGGTCGGCGACAGGCCAAGTGATCGTTAAGATGGGCCGGTTGCCGCGACCCGGAGGCGGTGGCTCGGCTGCCGCCGTGCCCACCACCGGGACGGGGCGGGCACAGGGGGGTCAGGGACAGTGTCGACTTCGGGGACAGAGGGCGGTCTACAGGTGCTGGTGGCGGATCGGTACCGGCTCCACGCGGTCATCGGGCGGGGCGGGATGGGGGAGGTCTGGCAGGCCCAGGACGAGGTCCTCGGCCGGCCGGTCGCGGTCAAACTGCTGTTGAGCGACGTCGCCGACGCCTCGGCCGAGGCCCGTTTCCGGCTGGAGGCGCAGACCTCCGCCCGGCTGCACCACCCGCATGTGGTGGGCACGCTCGACTTCGGCACCTGGGAGCACCGCTGCTTCCTCGTCATGGAACTGGTCGACGGCGGCAGCCTCTCGGGCGAACTGAACGCGGGCGGCCCGCTCACCCCCGACCGGCTGGCCCAGGTCGCCGAACAGGCCGCCGAGGGCCTGGCCGCCGCCCACACCCAGGGCATCGTGCACCGCGACATCAAGCCGGGCAACCTGCTCAGCGACCGCGACGGCACGGTCCGCATCGGCGACTTCGGCATCGCGCGCTTCCTCGACGACCCGTCCGCCGGACTCACCACCACCGGACAGATCGTCGGCACCGGCCTCTACCTGGCCCCCGAGCGCGCCATCGGCACCCCCGCCTCCCCGGCCTCCGACCTGTACTCACTGGGCTGCGTGCTCTACCAACTGGCCGTCGGCCGCCCGCCCTTCGAGTCGGACACCGCCACCGGACTGCTCTACCAGCACGTCGACTCCCCGCCCGTACCCCCGCACCAGCGCGGCGCCGTGCTGCCGCCCGCCTTCGAGGCGTACCTGCTGAGCATGCTCGCCAAGCGGCCCGAGGAGCGGCCCACGGCCCGGCAGACGGCGGACTGGTTCCGCAGCGGCGCCTGGCGGGGCGCCCCCGAACCACTGCCGCCGGAGCTGCCCGGCCACGCCGTCGAGCCCTACGCGCCCGCCTCGCCCGCCCGGCACCGGGCCGCGCCCCAGGGCGCTCCCGGCCACGCCGCGCACCCGCAGGCGTCCGCCGTGGACACCGGCTGGAACACCACCGTCCACCGCGTGCCCGCGCGCCGCCCCGGCCTGCGCACCTCGCTGCGCCGCCACTCCCGCCTGATCGCCGTGCTCGGCGGTGCGGCCCTGTTCGTCTGCGCACTGCTGCTCGGCATGAGCCTGTTCCAGGCGTAGCCTGCCGGGCATGCGGATCTCCGTCTCCTCCGACCTGGACGCGCCCGTGGCCCGCGCGCTGGTCGCCGCGCTCCGCGAGCGCGGCCACGACGTCACCGCCCACGGCGCGCTGCGCCCCGGCGGCGACCCGCGCTGGGCGGTGTGCTCGCAGGCAGCGGCGCGGGACGTCGCCGAGGGCCGCTGCGACCAGGCGGTCGTGTGCTGCTGGACCGGCACCGGCGCGTCCATCGCCGCCAACAAGGTGCCCGGCGTCCGCGCCGCCCTGTGCACCGACGCCGCCACGGCGGACGGCGCCCGCCGCTGGAACGACGCCAACGTCCTCGCCCTCGGCCTGCGGCTGACCTCCCAGCCGCTGCTCGACGAGATCCTCGACGCCTGGTTCACCGCCGCGCCCAGCGAGGACGCCGAGGACCGCGAGAACATCGCCCTCGTCGGACGCCTGGACGAGGCGAGGGCGCAGGAGGCGTGACGGGCCGGGGCCACCGGAAGGCGGGCGGTCAGCCGGGCGGCCGTACGGCCTCCGCCAGCGCGTCCGCGCGGAACAGCGCGCGCCCGGCGGCAACGCGCCGCTCGCGCTCCGGGCCGCGCGCCGTCAGCCGGGCGAGGGAGGCCAGCAGCCCGGCCTCGTCCGGTACGTGGTCGGACACCCCGGCCGCCGCCATCCGGCGGACCCCCTCCGCCCCGTGCCCCGGCAGCGGCCGGTAGCCCACGACCGGCAGCCCCGCGGCGAGCGCCTGGACGGCGGTCTGCCCGGCCGCGTTGTCCACCAGGGCGGCGCAGGCGCGCAGCAGGGCGGGCATGTCCGTCACCCACCCGGGCGTGAGCACCCCGGGAACCGTGGACAGGGCGCGGCGCAGCCGGTCGTTGCGCCCGCAGAGCACGACGGGCAGGTAACCGTGCGCGGCGAGCAGCCGCGCGGTGCGGTGCAGCCGCGCCCCGGCCCCCCAGGCGCCCGCCGAGACCAGGACCGCCGGACGACCGGGTCCGTACGGTTCGAAGCGGCGCCGCCACTCCGACGAATCCGAATCCGAATCCGAATCCGAATGCGGATCCGAATCCGAATTCGATGACTCCGACGGCTCCGGGGCCCCTGACGACTCCGACGGCTGCGTCGGCTCCGGTGTGCCGGGCGCCGGTCCGGCGAAGAACGCGGGGTCCACGACCGGGCCGGTCACCCGGGCGGGCCGCCCCAGGGCCGCGCGCACCTCGTCGGCGGCCCGGTCCGTGAGGCACAGGTGCAGATCGTTGCCGGGGTGCAGCCACTGGCGGTGCACCGCGAAGTCCACCACGACCACCGCGCTGGGCACCCGCAGCGTCCCGTGCGCCCGCAGATGGCCGGTGAGCTGGGCCGCCAGATGGAACACCGGCACCACCAGGTCGGCACGCGAGCGGCGCACCAGCTCCAGCAGCCGGTCACCGGCCAGCCGCGCCAGCGGAGTCCCGCTCGGCCGGGGCCGGGGGCCGGGCCGCAGGAAGAGGTCGTAGACACCGGCGTAGACCCAGGGGCAGTGCCGTACGACGGCCTGATAGCCGCCGCGCAGCCCCGTCCCCAGCCCCCAGGGCAGCAGTTCCAGTACGTCGACGATCTGCGCCTCCTTCCCGGCGGCGCGGGCCCGGCGCACCAGCTCGGCGGCGACCGTGTCGTGCCCCGAGCCCATGGACGCGCTGACGACGAGCAGCCGCCCGGCCCCGGCGGCGGACCCCTCGGCGGCGGGGCCCTCGAACACGGCGGGAGCGGCGGCGGCCGGGCCGGTCAGGGGGCCCCGAGCGGCGGGCACCGGTGGCGGTACGGGCGTTTCGGACGACACTGGAAGTGAGTAACCCTCACCCACCGCAGCCAAACGAACCGCAGTCACCCGAACGGACACCCCCAGCCCGTCCCGCGTTTCCGACCCGGCCCCCGGGACGCTCCACGCCCGGCACGCCGTACCGGACCGCCGGGGCCGCACCGCCGGCCCCGGGCCCGTCGATCCAGAGGTGCCCCGATGACCCAAGCCCCTTCCCGCGCACGGTCCGGCTCCGGGACCCGCCCCGGGGCGCCGGCCGC
The sequence above is drawn from the Streptomyces sp. SAT1 genome and encodes:
- a CDS encoding thiolase family protein — protein: MRPVHFAAARRTPIGKVRGSLSTVRPDDLAAAVLRALLADAPALDPARVDDIYWGAANQAGEDNRNVARMAALLAGLPESVPGATVNRLCASGLEAVTTAARAVAAGEADIVLAGGSESMSRAPFVLPRPDEALPHRMETYDTRLGWRLVNPAMKDLHGLLSMGETAEEVAARYGITRERQDDFALRSHRRAARARAEGHFDRELLPVERPDGVLVDTDECVREDTSYEKLARLRPVFRTDGTVTAGNASPMNDGAAGLLLVSEEALDDLGLTSLGRYVAGASAGVHPDVMGIGPVPATRKVLARAGWEIGGIEEAEFNEAFAAQALACVDQLGIDEDLVNPSGGAIALGHPLGCSGARILTTLLHRMNRTGATRGLATMCVGVGQGSAVLVERP
- a CDS encoding long-chain-fatty-acid--CoA ligase, with product MATLSVAAILAENARRRPHRTALVEGDLRLSFAQVWQRARAQAGALTGLGIRPGDRVALMAPNTAEFPQAYYAIAAAGAVVVPVHLLLSAAEVEHVLRDSGATLLLCHPAQADTGTAAARATGVRVVTLGAELEALAAGAEPLPSYVTRAADDPAVVFYTSGTTGVPKGAVLSHFNLVMNATVNAFDANDIRPDDIALGALPLFHAFGQTVSMNSTWRAGATLVLLPRFDASRAIELMVKEGVNTFHGVPTMFVSLAAAAAGADVLPDLRLCVSGGASLPVAVLERFEAAFGARIHEGYGLSETSPAAAVNQPVFGTRPGSIGHPLWGVDVEIARAEAEDRVELLPPGEVGEVVVRGHNVFSGYLGRPEATAEALVDGWFRTGDLGTKDDEGFLRIVDRKKDVIIRGGYNVYPREVEEVLLRHPGVAQAAVIGLPDELHGEEVCAVVVPAPGAGPDAAAVTAWAKEHLGRHKYPRRVEFTDALPLGPSMKVLKRELRARYA
- a CDS encoding alpha/beta hydrolase, whose protein sequence is MSDTREHVLTGSRGAVRVRVWPHPRPRFLALLVHGYGEHAGRYEEVAGVLAGLGAAVYAPDHRGHGGSAGERAVIEDFEDVVADVHAVADLARAAHPGLPLVLLGHSMGGLIAARYAQRYGAELTALVLSGPVIGAWELPGRLLALDEIPDTPISPAALSRDPAVGAAYRADPLVWHGPMKRPTLEAFARTLRTVAEGGDVGRLPVLWLHGDDDRLVPLAGSRVGVERLTGGRDGGGDLTERIYPGARHEVFLETDRAQVFADVTAFLQRVLPR
- a CDS encoding serine/threonine-protein kinase, which codes for MADRYRLHAVIGRGGMGEVWQAQDEVLGRPVAVKLLLSDVADASAEARFRLEAQTSARLHHPHVVGTLDFGTWEHRCFLVMELVDGGSLSGELNAGGPLTPDRLAQVAEQAAEGLAAAHTQGIVHRDIKPGNLLSDRDGTVRIGDFGIARFLDDPSAGLTTTGQIVGTGLYLAPERAIGTPASPASDLYSLGCVLYQLAVGRPPFESDTATGLLYQHVDSPPVPPHQRGAVLPPAFEAYLLSMLAKRPEERPTARQTADWFRSGAWRGAPEPLPPELPGHAVEPYAPASPARHRAAPQGAPGHAAHPQASAVDTGWNTTVHRVPARRPGLRTSLRRHSRLIAVLGGAALFVCALLLGMSLFQA
- a CDS encoding sulfite exporter TauE/SafE family protein; this translates as MDTMNLWHLTGWGFAALAFAALLVGFSKTAVSGANTVSLAIFAALLPARASTGVLLPLLIAGDVLAVLTYRRHAHWPTLWRLFPAVAAGVVVGTLFLLWADDGVVRVSIGAILLLMAAVTVLRRRAADRPGEPEAVTTRSGRLKARSYGVLGGFTTMVANAGGPVMSLYLLSAGFRKLGFLGTSAFFFLIVNVAKVPFSAGLGLIDGRSLLLDASLAVFVVPGALLGRWAVDRIDQRLFERLVIAATVVGGVQLLLT
- a CDS encoding RpiB/LacA/LacB family sugar-phosphate isomerase produces the protein MRISVSSDLDAPVARALVAALRERGHDVTAHGALRPGGDPRWAVCSQAAARDVAEGRCDQAVVCCWTGTGASIAANKVPGVRAALCTDAATADGARRWNDANVLALGLRLTSQPLLDEILDAWFTAAPSEDAEDRENIALVGRLDEARAQEA
- a CDS encoding MGDG synthase family glycosyltransferase, whose amino-acid sequence is MGSGHDTVAAELVRRARAAGKEAQIVDVLELLPWGLGTGLRGGYQAVVRHCPWVYAGVYDLFLRPGPRPRPSGTPLARLAGDRLLELVRRSRADLVVPVFHLAAQLTGHLRAHGTLRVPSAVVVVDFAVHRQWLHPGNDLHLCLTDRAADEVRAALGRPARVTGPVVDPAFFAGPAPGTPEPTQPSESSGAPEPSESSNSDSDPHSDSDSDSDSSEWRRRFEPYGPGRPAVLVSAGAWGAGARLHRTARLLAAHGYLPVVLCGRNDRLRRALSTVPGVLTPGWVTDMPALLRACAALVDNAAGQTAVQALAAGLPVVGYRPLPGHGAEGVRRMAAAGVSDHVPDEAGLLASLARLTARGPERERRVAAGRALFRADALAEAVRPPG